From a region of the Terriglobia bacterium genome:
- a CDS encoding Glu/Leu/Phe/Val dehydrogenase → MISNELLPAHIAAEEESFDPFVQATLHFETAARALDLEDWIVERLRHPERELSVNLPLVSDAGQALTITGYRVQHCTWQGPTLGGVRFAPDVHLNQVRAAAMTTTWECALFDLPFGGSAGAVVCDPQKLSERELRDVTKEYVYALRGIAGPMTDVLAPGIGSNPQTAAWMFDGFIRAAGHIEAGVVTGKPEGLWGLPGYDALVARSLFLLLERVLVERGRHLRESTIAVQGFGKIGAAAARLLHAAGARIVGIADISGGLYNERGLDVEGLQSYVETNHIMFGFPGASTVANEDVLEAPCDLLLAAAAEHQLTSANAGKVRAGVVVEAVKETITPAADHIFEDRDVLVVPDILANSTRLLASVVEWSRNQRGVCRLNGEVEAHIKDCIQKAYLAVHDAAAREHISLRRAAHLLAVERVASALRLRH, encoded by the coding sequence ATGATCTCCAACGAGCTGCTCCCCGCGCACATCGCAGCGGAAGAAGAATCCTTCGATCCATTCGTCCAGGCCACCTTGCACTTCGAGACGGCTGCACGCGCACTCGATCTTGAGGATTGGATCGTCGAGCGCCTGCGCCATCCCGAGCGCGAGCTCTCGGTCAATCTGCCCCTGGTCTCCGACGCCGGCCAGGCTCTGACCATCACCGGCTACCGCGTCCAGCACTGCACCTGGCAGGGGCCGACCCTCGGGGGCGTGCGTTTTGCTCCCGACGTCCACCTCAACCAGGTTCGGGCTGCCGCCATGACCACCACCTGGGAGTGCGCGCTATTTGATTTGCCGTTCGGTGGCAGCGCCGGCGCCGTGGTCTGCGATCCGCAGAAGCTCAGCGAGCGCGAGCTGCGCGACGTCACCAAGGAGTACGTCTATGCCCTGCGCGGTATCGCTGGGCCCATGACCGACGTCCTGGCGCCCGGCATCGGCAGCAACCCCCAGACCGCCGCCTGGATGTTCGACGGCTTCATCCGCGCCGCTGGACACATCGAAGCCGGTGTCGTGACCGGCAAACCCGAGGGGCTCTGGGGACTGCCCGGATACGATGCGCTGGTCGCTCGCAGCCTCTTCCTCTTGCTCGAGCGAGTGCTGGTGGAGCGAGGCCGCCACCTGCGCGAGTCGACCATCGCCGTGCAGGGCTTCGGCAAGATCGGCGCTGCGGCCGCCCGCCTCCTGCACGCTGCCGGCGCTCGCATCGTCGGCATCGCCGACATCTCCGGCGGCCTGTACAACGAGCGCGGTCTGGACGTCGAGGGACTCCAATCTTACGTCGAGACCAACCACATCATGTTCGGCTTCCCCGGCGCCTCCACGGTCGCCAACGAGGACGTTCTCGAGGCGCCCTGCGACCTGCTGCTTGCCGCCGCCGCGGAGCACCAGCTCACCTCCGCCAACGCCGGCAAAGTCCGCGCCGGCGTAGTGGTGGAGGCCGTCAAGGAGACCATTACCCCGGCGGCCGATCACATCTTCGAGGATCGCGATGTGCTGGTGGTCCCCGACATTCTTGCCAATTCCACCCGCCTGCTGGCCTCTGTGGTCGAGTGGTCGCGGAACCAGCGCGGCGTCTGCCGCCTGAACGGAGAAGTCGAGGCGCACATCAAGGATTGCATCCAGAAAGCCTATCTCGCGGTGCACGATGCCGCGGCACGCGAGCATATCTCCCTGCGCCGTGCTGCCCACCTGCTCGCCGTGGAACGCGTGGCCTCGGCCCTCCGCTTACGGCACTGA
- a CDS encoding 4Fe-4S dicluster domain-containing protein, translated as METRSNALLIDITKCIGCQACEQKCKEIHGFPPEHETALSATALTVVQERGGKFVRRQCMHCENPACVSACPVGALTKTAQGAVRYAGGKCIGCRYCMIACPFEVPKYEWSKLAPYVTKCDMCAERVLAGKPTACAEVCPVGATIFGDREELLAEAHKRIAENPAYVRKIYGEMEVGGTSVFYISDVPFEALGFVTAPMMQPLPTLSAAALGEVPTVVLVGGSLLSGLYWFTQRKREVALAESRATESNEERS; from the coding sequence ATGGAAACCAGATCGAACGCGTTGCTGATCGACATCACCAAGTGCATCGGCTGCCAGGCCTGCGAGCAGAAGTGCAAGGAGATCCACGGCTTCCCGCCAGAGCACGAGACCGCGCTCTCGGCCACGGCCCTCACCGTGGTGCAGGAGCGTGGCGGAAAGTTTGTCCGCCGGCAGTGCATGCATTGCGAGAACCCGGCCTGCGTCTCGGCGTGTCCCGTCGGCGCGTTGACGAAAACGGCTCAGGGCGCGGTGCGTTACGCCGGCGGTAAGTGCATCGGCTGCCGCTATTGCATGATCGCCTGCCCCTTCGAGGTCCCCAAGTACGAGTGGAGCAAGCTGGCGCCCTACGTCACCAAGTGCGACATGTGCGCCGAGCGTGTACTCGCCGGCAAGCCCACCGCCTGCGCTGAGGTCTGTCCCGTCGGGGCGACCATCTTCGGGGACCGTGAAGAACTGCTGGCCGAGGCGCACAAGCGTATCGCCGAGAACCCCGCCTACGTGCGCAAGATCTACGGCGAGATGGAAGTGGGCGGCACTTCGGTCTTCTACATCTCCGATGTGCCTTTCGAAGCGCTGGGCTTCGTGACCGCGCCCATGATGCAACCGCTGCCCACTTTGAGCGCGGCCGCCCTGGGTGAAGTGCCCACGGTCGTCCTGGTGGGCGGATCCCTGCTCTCCGGCCTCTACTGGTTCACCCAGCGCAAGCGCGAGGTGGCGCTGGCCGAAAGCCGCGCGACCGAGTCCAACGAGGAAAGGAGCTGA
- a CDS encoding glycine cleavage system protein H — MSILFVLLTFLLIMVITYFIRGRDERVLAAKTVLATATPAQPVMTREMGFDLPRGYFFHPGHTWAIDEGHQNARIGLDGFAANLFGKAERIEVAALNRWVRQGQKLWSVTFDGQTVDMLSPVEGVLISVNNSVLKDPELALKDPYKEGWICVIKSPEINTNLKNLVQGPMVAPWMQSTLSRLASMTAQSAAVMQDGGQPVAGLLKKVDADLQRRIVREFFLT, encoded by the coding sequence ATGTCGATTCTGTTCGTACTGCTCACATTCTTGCTGATCATGGTGATCACCTACTTCATCAGGGGCAGGGATGAGCGGGTGCTGGCAGCGAAGACGGTGTTGGCCACGGCCACGCCCGCCCAGCCGGTCATGACCCGCGAGATGGGTTTCGACCTTCCGCGCGGCTACTTCTTCCATCCTGGTCATACCTGGGCCATCGACGAAGGCCACCAGAACGCGCGCATCGGCCTCGACGGCTTTGCCGCCAACCTGTTCGGCAAGGCGGAGCGCATCGAGGTCGCTGCCCTGAACCGCTGGGTCCGCCAGGGCCAGAAGCTCTGGAGCGTCACCTTTGACGGCCAGACCGTGGACATGCTTTCCCCCGTCGAGGGGGTGCTCATCTCGGTCAACAACAGTGTCCTCAAGGACCCCGAGTTGGCGCTGAAGGACCCCTACAAGGAAGGCTGGATCTGCGTCATCAAGTCGCCCGAGATCAACACCAATCTGAAGAACCTGGTGCAGGGACCGATGGTCGCTCCCTGGATGCAGAGCACTCTCAGCCGTCTGGCTTCGATGACGGCCCAGAGCGCCGCCGTCATGCAGGATGGCGGGCAACCGGTCGCCGGTTTACTGAAGAAGGTGGACGCCGATCTCCAGCGCCGCATCGTCAGGGAATTCTTCCTGACCTAG
- the nrfD gene encoding polysulfide reductase NrfD has protein sequence MSHKIADKITLWRVLVGIIFAAGIWATYLRFVKGFAVATNMSNAQPWGIWVGVATLCGVGLSAGGFAIAGAVYLLGMERYRPILRAAVMIAFLGYLSVCLGYAWELGLPWNFWHPIVMWNRNSVLFEVVWCIMLYTTVLALEFSPALAEKIPWKPVREWYLAWQHRILIALVLVGVLLSSLHQSFLGGLFIIFKGKMYPLWYSNYQTTLFYMSAIPAGMAMIIMALYLCVRSLHVRIDLRILDELSRMITPILVIFALFRFADLAKQNALPYMFRPVEETAYFWLEIALFIAAPLVLFNLRRVRQAPIGLYWASAVTVAGFMVHRINVSITSLERATQAHYVPKWPEMAVTIMLATAAVLAFRLAVLHLKIFPRSEPPRELPHFRYPQPRAYMPQAGAAD, from the coding sequence ATGTCGCACAAGATTGCAGACAAGATCACGTTGTGGCGAGTGCTGGTCGGCATCATCTTCGCCGCCGGCATCTGGGCCACCTATCTCCGCTTCGTCAAAGGCTTCGCGGTGGCCACCAACATGTCGAACGCGCAGCCCTGGGGCATCTGGGTCGGCGTGGCGACGCTCTGCGGTGTCGGACTTTCTGCCGGCGGCTTCGCCATCGCCGGCGCGGTGTACCTGCTGGGCATGGAGCGCTACCGCCCCATCCTGCGGGCGGCCGTCATGATCGCCTTCCTTGGCTACCTGTCGGTGTGCCTGGGATACGCCTGGGAGCTGGGTCTGCCCTGGAATTTCTGGCATCCCATCGTCATGTGGAACCGTAACTCGGTGCTCTTCGAAGTGGTCTGGTGCATCATGCTCTACACCACCGTGCTGGCGCTGGAGTTCTCCCCCGCCCTGGCAGAGAAGATCCCCTGGAAGCCGGTTCGCGAGTGGTACCTGGCCTGGCAGCATCGCATCCTCATCGCACTGGTGCTGGTCGGCGTGCTGCTCTCCTCCCTACACCAGTCCTTCCTGGGCGGGCTGTTCATCATCTTCAAGGGCAAGATGTATCCCCTCTGGTACAGCAACTACCAGACGACGCTCTTCTATATGTCCGCCATCCCCGCCGGCATGGCCATGATCATCATGGCGCTGTATCTCTGCGTACGCTCGCTGCATGTGCGCATCGATCTGCGCATCCTGGATGAGCTCAGCCGGATGATCACCCCCATTCTCGTGATCTTCGCGCTGTTCCGCTTCGCCGATCTGGCCAAGCAGAATGCGCTCCCCTACATGTTCCGGCCGGTGGAAGAAACCGCATACTTCTGGCTGGAGATTGCACTGTTCATCGCCGCGCCGCTGGTGCTGTTCAACCTGCGGCGTGTGCGGCAGGCGCCCATCGGGTTGTATTGGGCGAGCGCGGTCACGGTCGCCGGCTTCATGGTTCATCGTATCAATGTCTCTATCACCTCGCTGGAGCGGGCTACGCAGGCCCACTACGTGCCCAAGTGGCCGGAAATGGCGGTGACCATCATGCTGGCTACGGCCGCGGTCTTGGCGTTCCGCTTGGCGGTCCTCCACCTGAAGATCTTCCCGCGGAGCGAGCCGCCGCGCGAGCTCCCGCACTTCCGCTACCCACAGCCTCGCGCCTATATGCCACAGGCTGGGGCCGCAGACTGA